A portion of the Oscillospiraceae bacterium genome contains these proteins:
- a CDS encoding 6-phosphofructokinase, translated as MKKRVGILTSGGDCPGLNATIRGVAKALYARMGDNVEIVGILNGYSGLINGDYKEMSEDDFRGILTLGGTILGTKRTPFKMMRVVEDDNVDKVAAMKKTYKDAKLDCLLCLGGNGTHKTANLLSQEGLNIIGLPKTIDNDIFGTDVTFGFHTAVDIATEVIDRIHTTAGSHSRVMCIEIMGNKAGWLTLYSGIAGGADIILLPEMPYDIDRVCEAVERRAKRGSNFSIIAVAEGAMNVEEARMKRKDWMAKRAEQGFGATATNRIAQAVQKKTGMETRVCIPGHMQRGGSPSAYDRVLATEFGSYAAKLVEIERYGVTVAMVNGRVTQNRLADIAGKTRNVPEGCELLTVARRMGVSLG; from the coding sequence ATGAAAAAACGTGTTGGTATCCTGACCTCCGGCGGCGACTGTCCGGGCCTGAACGCCACCATCCGCGGTGTAGCAAAAGCACTGTACGCCCGCATGGGTGACAACGTGGAGATTGTCGGCATCCTGAACGGCTACAGCGGCCTGATCAACGGGGACTACAAGGAGATGTCCGAGGACGATTTCCGCGGCATTCTGACCCTGGGCGGCACCATCCTGGGCACCAAGCGCACGCCTTTTAAAATGATGCGCGTGGTGGAGGATGACAACGTCGATAAAGTGGCCGCCATGAAAAAGACCTACAAGGACGCCAAGCTGGACTGCCTGCTTTGCCTGGGCGGCAATGGCACCCACAAAACGGCCAACCTGCTCTCGCAGGAAGGGCTCAACATCATCGGCCTGCCCAAGACCATCGACAACGACATCTTTGGCACCGATGTGACCTTTGGCTTCCACACTGCTGTGGACATTGCCACGGAGGTCATCGACCGCATCCACACCACCGCCGGCAGCCACAGCCGCGTGATGTGCATTGAGATCATGGGCAACAAGGCCGGCTGGCTGACTCTGTATTCCGGCATTGCCGGCGGTGCCGACATCATCCTGCTGCCCGAGATGCCCTACGACATCGACCGCGTGTGCGAGGCCGTGGAGCGCCGCGCCAAGAGAGGCTCCAACTTTTCCATCATCGCCGTGGCCGAGGGTGCCATGAACGTGGAAGAAGCCCGCATGAAGCGTAAGGACTGGATGGCCAAGCGTGCCGAGCAGGGCTTTGGTGCCACCGCCACCAACCGCATCGCACAGGCCGTGCAGAAAAAGACCGGCATGGAGACCCGTGTGTGCATCCCGGGCCACATGCAGCGCGGCGGCAGCCCCAGCGCCTACGACCGCGTGCTGGCCACCGAGTTCGGCAGCTATGCCGCCAAGCTGGTGGAGATCGAGCGCTACGGCGTGACCGTGGCCATGGTGAACGGCCGCGTGACCCAGAACCGTCTGGCCGACATCGCCGGCAAGACCCGCAACGTACCCGAGGGCTGCGAGCTGCTCACCGTGGCACGCCGCATGGGCGTGAGCCTGGGCTGA
- a CDS encoding D-isomer specific 2-hydroxyacid dehydrogenase family protein, giving the protein MSTKVFFYTLRPFDEQAIVKDLAQQWGVEYGYTEAYPTLENAQLAAGYDAVSLTPCDMSAPMVQRFHDLGVKAICCRSIGYDHVDLEKARELGMKVSNVDYPPNGVANFAIMLMLMSLRKAGHILKRGEVQDYSLKGKIGRDISSCTVGVIGTGRIGQTVLKHLSGFGCSLLAYDLYPNQEVKKIAEYVPLETLLAESDVITLHTNATEENHHLLDAAAFAKMKPGVTIVNTARGKLIDSDALLAALESGQVGAAGLDVLENENGLYYYNRMGDVIPNPELAAFRAMPNVILTDHTAFYTYEDVKSMVRGVLESAAAFAEGSPTRHEVTNR; this is encoded by the coding sequence ATGAGTACCAAAGTTTTTTTCTACACCCTGCGTCCCTTTGATGAGCAGGCCATCGTCAAGGACTTGGCCCAGCAATGGGGCGTGGAATACGGCTACACCGAGGCCTATCCCACCCTGGAAAATGCCCAGCTGGCGGCAGGGTACGACGCTGTTTCCCTGACCCCCTGCGACATGAGCGCACCTATGGTCCAGCGGTTCCACGACCTGGGGGTCAAGGCCATCTGCTGCCGTTCCATCGGCTACGACCATGTGGACCTGGAAAAGGCCCGGGAGCTGGGCATGAAGGTGTCCAACGTGGACTATCCGCCCAACGGCGTGGCAAACTTTGCTATTATGCTGATGCTGATGAGCCTGCGGAAGGCTGGCCATATCCTGAAGCGTGGAGAAGTGCAGGACTACTCCCTGAAGGGCAAGATCGGCCGGGATATTTCCAGCTGCACCGTAGGCGTTATTGGCACCGGCCGCATTGGCCAGACGGTGCTGAAGCATCTGTCCGGCTTTGGCTGCAGCCTGCTGGCCTACGACCTGTACCCCAACCAGGAGGTAAAGAAGATCGCTGAATATGTGCCCCTGGAGACCCTGCTGGCAGAAAGCGACGTTATCACCCTCCACACCAACGCCACCGAGGAAAACCACCACCTGCTGGATGCCGCTGCCTTTGCCAAGATGAAGCCCGGTGTTACCATCGTCAACACCGCCCGGGGCAAGCTCATTGACAGCGATGCCCTGCTGGCAGCCCTGGAAAGCGGTCAGGTGGGGGCAGCCGGTCTGGATGTGCTGGAAAATGAGAACGGCCTGTACTATTATAATCGGATGGGGGATGTGATCCCCAACCCGGAGCTGGCAGCTTTCCGGGCCATGCCCAACGTGATCCTGACGGACCACACGGCTTTTTATACCTACGAGGATGTAAAGAGCATGGTGCGTGGCGTGCTGGAAAGTGCCGCCGCCTTTGCCGAGGGCTCGCCTACCCGGCATGAGGTGACCAACCGCTGA
- a CDS encoding FMN-binding protein, with the protein MEADGTVSDCKLEGASETESIGGAALEELAKQVVAANSAEIDGVSGATLTTNGVKDAVSAALAG; encoded by the coding sequence GTGGAAGCTGACGGCACTGTCTCCGACTGCAAGCTGGAGGGCGCAAGCGAGACCGAGAGCATCGGCGGTGCCGCTCTGGAGGAGCTGGCTAAGCAGGTTGTGGCTGCCAACAGCGCCGAGATCGACGGCGTGTCCGGTGCAACCCTCACCACCAACGGCGTGAAGGACGCTGTTTCTGCCGCTCTGGCTGGCTGA